The window CCAGCAGCACGCCCTGCAAAATTCCGAGGAGGAGTACGGACACCAGCGCAATCGCCGCGGCATAGAAATCAAGCCGGCTGACCTGCCACATCCGCATCAGCGCCGGGATGTCGACCAGCCTGTACACGGCGACGAAGACGATGGCGGCCAGTACGGCTTTTGGCAGATTAGTCAATAGTCCGGTGAAAAACAGCAGGCAGAGCGCCAGGGTCGCCGAGCAGATCACGAGAGCCAACGGCGTGCGCGCACCTGCATTATCATTCACCGCGGACTGCGACAGGCCGCCCGCGACGGGATACCCGTGACCGAACGCAGCCGCGAGATTCGCGGCGCCGAGCCCCAAAAATTCCTGCCGTGCATCCAGATTGTAGCCGTGCTTGACCGCAAAGCTACGGGCCGCCGAGACCCCCTCTATGTAAGCCAGCAGCACGCATCCCGCCGCGAGCGGAAAGAGATCGTCGAACTCCAAAAGACCAAACGTCGGAAGCCCGAGTGCGGGCAGTCCCTCCGGGATTTTCCCGGTGACCGGCACGCCCGCGGCCGGAAGACCGAGCAGTGTTGCAACCACGATCGAGAGCGCCACGATCGTGATTCCGACCGGCTTGCCTGGCAGAAGCCGTTCGCCGAGCAGCAGCAGCACAAGCGCCGCCGTGCCGATCGCCACGATGAGGAGATTGACGCCGCCAAGCTGACCCGCGAGCTGAAACACGCGCTCGAAGAAATTGTGACCGCCGCCGGCGACGCCAAACAGGCTCGGAAGCTGACTCACGATGATGGTGAGCCCGGCGCCGGCCTTGAAGCCGACCAGGATGCTGTCGCTGACCAGGCGGACGAGGACGCTGAGCTTGAACAGCCAGGAGATAAAGCACAGGACAGCCACTGCGAATGCCGCAAGACTGGCGATTTGCGCGTATCGCACCGCGTCTCCGCTCGCGAGCGCCCCGACGGTGCTGGCGATCATGAGCGAGATCGCGGATGTCGGACCAATCGCGAGCTGGCGGGACGAGCCGAGCACCGCGTAGCCGATGCCGCCAAGCATGTAGCCGTAGATCCCAACCTGGGGCGGCAAGCCGGCAAGCGCGGCATAGGCCAGCGATACCGGGATCGCGTAAGCGGCCAGCGTTATTCCGGCAATTGCGTCGAAGGACAACCATTCAGCGCGATAGCCGACAAGCCAGTCGGAAGGCGGAAAAAACCGTGTCCAACCTGCGCGCTGCTCGGATTGCGAATTCATGGGCTTGCCTCGTTAGGTTGAACTTCGCAACGCAGCATAACGATCACCAGGGCGATCACGGGAATCCCGAGCGCCAGATCCGGGATGTTCTCGGTCGCAAAGGCACCGACGGCCGCCCCGAGGCCGAAGGCGATGCATAGCC of the Bradyrhizobium quebecense genome contains:
- a CDS encoding SulP family inorganic anion transporter, with protein sequence MNSQSEQRAGWTRFFPPSDWLVGYRAEWLSFDAIAGITLAAYAIPVSLAYAALAGLPPQVGIYGYMLGGIGYAVLGSSRQLAIGPTSAISLMIASTVGALASGDAVRYAQIASLAAFAVAVLCFISWLFKLSVLVRLVSDSILVGFKAGAGLTIIVSQLPSLFGVAGGGHNFFERVFQLAGQLGGVNLLIVAIGTAALVLLLLGERLLPGKPVGITIVALSIVVATLLGLPAAGVPVTGKIPEGLPALGLPTFGLLEFDDLFPLAAGCVLLAYIEGVSAARSFAVKHGYNLDARQEFLGLGAANLAAAFGHGYPVAGGLSQSAVNDNAGARTPLALVICSATLALCLLFFTGLLTNLPKAVLAAIVFVAVYRLVDIPALMRMWQVSRLDFYAAAIALVSVLLLGILQGVLLAAIASIFLLLARASSPNIAFLGRLPGTGRYSDSARHEGVEPLVGVIAFRPEASLLYINAETILGSVLGVLRKSSDIKLVACDLSASPYIDLAGASMLRDLHDELAARHVAFCIVGAHAQLRDLLRAEGLAEKTDSGLWLRSLDSVLGNGKAN